The Candidatus Limnocylindria bacterium genome includes a region encoding these proteins:
- a CDS encoding MOSC domain-containing protein has protein sequence MSPGGIDGDSHADRTKRAVLIVDRSTHDSLGLRPGDLREQITFDGLPGLSLLTPDTEIRVGGTTLRVNGEAEPCTHIGELLGVDDVVAFQASLAGRRGAICTVIAVDGPVRIGDAVVLPARAGV, from the coding sequence TTGTCACCGGGAGGCATCGACGGCGACTCGCACGCCGATCGCACCAAGCGCGCTGTCCTGATCGTCGACCGCTCGACACACGATTCACTCGGCCTGCGACCCGGCGACCTCCGCGAGCAGATCACGTTCGACGGCCTGCCCGGTCTGAGCCTTCTTACGCCCGACACCGAGATCCGCGTGGGAGGGACCACCCTGCGGGTGAACGGCGAGGCCGAGCCGTGCACGCACATCGGCGAGCTGCTCGGCGTCGACGACGTCGTCGCCTTCCAGGCATCGCTTGCCGGACGCCGTGGTGCGATATGCACCGTCATCGCGGTCGACGGTCCCGTCCGGATCGGCGACGCGGTCGTCCTGCCCGCGCGCGCCGGCGTCTAA
- a CDS encoding GNAT family N-acetyltransferase, protein MSDITVRPISPDQHDVVLHYFDMVAYADNPNWSKCFCMERLVDDYESRTKQQNRESRSELIRSAKANGLVAYRLGRVVGWCHAAPKNELVNVEGEKDPTVGAIVCFVVAPDQRRQGVATTLLEAALEHLRERGMTTAEAYPFLGEIDPARWTQINYVGPLSMYVKAGFKVVEKHGDNAVVRMPL, encoded by the coding sequence ATGAGCGACATCACCGTCCGTCCGATCTCTCCGGATCAGCACGACGTCGTGCTGCACTACTTCGACATGGTCGCGTACGCCGACAATCCGAACTGGTCGAAGTGCTTTTGCATGGAGCGACTGGTCGACGACTACGAGAGTCGGACCAAGCAGCAGAACCGCGAGTCGCGCAGCGAGCTCATCCGCTCCGCGAAGGCCAACGGGCTCGTCGCCTACCGGCTGGGCCGCGTGGTCGGCTGGTGCCACGCTGCGCCGAAGAACGAGCTGGTGAATGTCGAGGGTGAGAAGGATCCGACGGTCGGCGCGATCGTCTGCTTCGTCGTCGCGCCCGATCAGCGGCGGCAGGGCGTCGCGACGACACTGCTCGAAGCCGCGCTCGAGCACCTGCGCGAGCGTGGCATGACGACCGCAGAGGCCTACCCGTTCCTCGGCGAGATCGACCCGGCGCGTTGGACGCAGATCAACTACGTCGGGCCGCTCTCGATGTACGTGAAGGCGGGGTTCAAGGTTGTCGAGAAGCACGGCGACAACGCCGTCGTGCGGATGCCGCTCTAA
- a CDS encoding MOSC N-terminal beta barrel domain-containing protein yields MKVAWLHVAPVKGLRIEERDRIELGPNGVADDRLFCVVDETGRLLNGKRLAPLSTIVARYDLKSGHLELRMPSGSSVGGAVAVAAPITVTIYGHAAPGHIAYGPWAEALSDELGRPVQLVRLDGPGQGHDRAGHGAGATMLSTGSLERMQQEASSTEPVDPRRFRMLIGVSGTRAHEEDQWIGRRVHVGDAVVVPSGNVGRCVVTTRDPETAEPTLDTLELLARYRRDIGTTEELAFGVWARVEQPGTVRIGDTVEVHT; encoded by the coding sequence GTGAAGGTCGCGTGGCTGCATGTCGCGCCGGTCAAGGGGCTCCGCATCGAAGAGCGCGATCGCATCGAGCTCGGACCGAACGGTGTCGCGGATGACCGCCTCTTCTGCGTCGTCGACGAGACCGGCCGGCTCCTCAACGGGAAGCGGCTCGCGCCGCTCTCGACGATCGTTGCCCGCTACGACCTGAAGAGCGGGCACCTCGAGCTGCGGATGCCGAGCGGATCGTCGGTCGGCGGCGCAGTCGCGGTCGCCGCGCCGATCACCGTGACGATCTACGGACACGCAGCACCGGGGCACATCGCTTACGGACCGTGGGCCGAGGCCCTCAGTGATGAGCTCGGCCGGCCGGTGCAGCTGGTGCGTCTCGACGGACCGGGTCAAGGACACGATCGCGCGGGTCACGGGGCAGGGGCGACGATGCTCTCGACCGGATCGCTGGAGCGCATGCAGCAGGAGGCGTCGTCGACCGAGCCGGTGGACCCTCGGCGCTTCCGCATGCTCATCGGAGTGTCTGGAACGCGGGCTCACGAAGAGGACCAGTGGATCGGTCGCCGCGTGCACGTCGGTGACGCCGTCGTTGTGCCCTCGGGCAACGTGGGCCGGTGCGTCGTGACCACTCGCGATCCCGAAACGGCCGAACCGACCCTCGACACGCTCGAGCTCCTCGCTCGCTACCGGCGCGACATCGGTACGACCGAGGAGCTTGCGTTCGGCGTGTGGGCGAGGGTCGAGCAGCCGGGCACGGTGCGCATCGGCGATACCGTGGAGGTCCACACATGA
- a CDS encoding DUF488 domain-containing protein, whose product MPRIFSVGHGTRPIEEFLDVLGAAGVKTLADIRSAPGSRRHPQFGQAALAASLRAAGIEYVHLRGLGGRREAAPDSPHTALKVDAFRGYADHLSTDEFAADCARLVAIAHERTTAFMCAETLWWRCHRRLLADRLAVDGWDVVHLLAPGKSEPHRLWDVARVVDGRLVYDDGAIPLGT is encoded by the coding sequence ATGCCGAGGATCTTCAGCGTTGGCCACGGCACGCGGCCGATCGAGGAGTTCCTCGACGTCCTGGGCGCGGCGGGGGTGAAGACCCTCGCTGACATCCGCAGCGCGCCAGGATCGCGCAGGCATCCGCAGTTCGGTCAGGCCGCGCTGGCTGCGTCGCTCAGGGCAGCCGGCATCGAGTACGTGCATCTGCGCGGTCTGGGTGGCCGCCGCGAGGCGGCACCGGATTCGCCGCACACAGCATTGAAAGTTGACGCGTTCCGTGGTTACGCGGACCACCTGTCGACTGACGAGTTCGCCGCGGACTGCGCACGCTTGGTCGCGATCGCGCACGAAAGAACGACGGCGTTCATGTGCGCCGAGACGCTCTGGTGGCGCTGTCATCGACGATTGCTGGCCGATCGGCTCGCGGTCGATGGCTGGGACGTCGTCCATCTTCTGGCGCCGGGAAAGAGCGAGCCACATCGACTGTGGGACGTCGCGCGCGTCGTCGATGGTCGGCTCGTGTACGACGATGGCGCGATACCGTTGGGCACGTGA
- a CDS encoding AAA family ATPase, whose amino-acid sequence MSGRLVIIGGAPATGKTTLARALGDALGLPVITKDDIKESLAEPFTTGDREWSRQLGVAAYGVLFVVAERILAALAPTAVILCRTPKARHRYAERAAVGRHRVHIDDAVLATWNGDDAEFLIDIGTPRLIVGTTDGYTPDLERIAAFARGATVPPR is encoded by the coding sequence GTGAGCGGGCGCCTCGTGATCATCGGCGGCGCACCGGCGACCGGCAAGACGACGCTCGCACGGGCACTCGGCGACGCGCTCGGCCTCCCCGTCATCACCAAGGACGACATCAAGGAGTCGCTTGCCGAACCGTTCACGACCGGCGATCGCGAGTGGTCGAGGCAGCTGGGCGTGGCGGCGTACGGCGTCCTCTTCGTCGTGGCGGAGCGCATCCTCGCCGCGCTTGCGCCGACCGCCGTCATCCTGTGCCGGACGCCGAAGGCACGACATCGTTACGCGGAGCGCGCCGCGGTCGGCCGACATCGTGTTCACATCGATGACGCGGTCCTCGCCACGTGGAACGGCGACGACGCTGAGTTCCTCATCGACATCGGCACGCCGCGGCTCATCGTCGGCACGACGGACGGCTACACCCCAGATCTCGAGCGGATCGCCGCCTTCGCGCGAGGCGCTACCGTGCCACCTCGATGA
- a CDS encoding HIT family protein, translating into MKREWPADWMGRVRGKNCAMCADGRPEVAHGSSRIFAGRASDAYLVRNDVGQRGYSIVIWRGRHVSDPTELTAEEARDYFDEVLRVGRAIERQFKPIKMNFEMLGNSLPHLHTHVIPRYLEDGEPGHPAHFMRIDLKDEPKISEARYARDLAALRALLDR; encoded by the coding sequence ATGAAGCGTGAATGGCCGGCGGACTGGATGGGGCGCGTGCGCGGCAAGAACTGCGCGATGTGCGCCGATGGACGACCGGAGGTCGCGCACGGCAGCTCGCGCATCTTCGCCGGTCGCGCCAGCGATGCGTACCTCGTCCGGAACGACGTCGGGCAGCGCGGCTACTCGATCGTCATCTGGCGCGGACGCCATGTCTCGGATCCGACCGAGCTCACAGCGGAAGAGGCACGGGACTACTTCGACGAGGTGCTCCGCGTTGGGCGAGCGATCGAGCGGCAGTTCAAGCCGATCAAGATGAACTTCGAGATGCTCGGCAACTCGCTTCCGCATCTGCACACGCATGTCATCCCGCGCTATCTCGAGGATGGCGAGCCTGGGCACCCCGCGCACTTCATGCGCATCGACCTCAAAGACGAGCCGAAGATCTCCGAAGCGCGGTACGCCCGCGACCTCGCTGCCCTTCGCGCGCT